The following are encoded in a window of Methylicorpusculum oleiharenae genomic DNA:
- a CDS encoding ATP-binding cassette domain-containing protein: MPLLRLTNVSIAFGTHLLLDNADFQLDPGERVGLLGRNGEGKSTLMKIIAGNISADHGDIWKQPELKLAWLEQAPDLPDEATIYDAVASGLGELGQWLTRYHTLSLTMGSADEKALQELGDLQHKFEAKNGWHFQQRVESTLSRLNLPPDLLVNSLSGGWKRRVALAKALVIEPEVLLLDEPTNHLDLESITWLEDQMLNFQGAVLFVTHDRAFLQKLATRIVDLDRGQLVSWQGTYDDYLSRKAAALEDEANQNAEFDKKLALEEAWIRQGVKARRTRNEGRVRALKKLREERSQRRNLQGTTKLTMEKGDASGKKVIEAINLCKSYDGNPVVKDFSTLIQRGDKIGLIGPNGAGKSTLLKLLLQQIEPDSGSVEQGTRLQVAYFDQLREQLDPEMTVVDSIADGNDYVEIAGNKRHVMSYLGDFLFAPARARSPVKSLSGGEKNRLLLARLFTKAANLIIMDEPTNDLDLETLELLEEKLVDYEGTLLLVSHDRAFLDNVVTSVLVFEGQGIINEFVGGYSDWLAYCAQQQKEQSVKKSESPEKKTKPEPAKKKKLSYKDQKELEALPETINRLETEQANLSLKISAADFYKNDQALIAKTLEDLKNIEAQLEQAYSRWDELETLAVE, encoded by the coding sequence ATGCCCTTATTACGCTTAACCAATGTTTCAATCGCTTTTGGTACCCATTTATTACTGGATAACGCTGATTTTCAACTGGACCCCGGTGAACGAGTCGGTTTATTAGGAAGAAACGGCGAGGGCAAATCCACGTTGATGAAAATTATTGCCGGCAATATTTCTGCCGATCACGGCGACATTTGGAAGCAACCTGAGCTTAAATTGGCATGGCTGGAGCAAGCACCTGATTTGCCTGATGAGGCAACTATCTATGATGCTGTGGCCAGTGGTTTGGGCGAGTTGGGTCAATGGCTGACCCGTTATCACACCCTGTCTTTGACTATGGGTAGTGCCGATGAAAAAGCGCTGCAGGAATTAGGCGATTTACAACACAAATTCGAAGCCAAAAACGGCTGGCATTTTCAACAGCGTGTGGAAAGTACGCTCAGTCGTTTGAATTTACCCCCGGACTTGCTGGTGAACAGCTTATCAGGTGGCTGGAAGCGTCGGGTGGCGCTGGCTAAGGCGTTAGTCATAGAGCCTGAAGTCTTATTGCTGGATGAGCCTACCAACCATCTCGATCTGGAAAGCATCACCTGGCTGGAAGATCAGATGCTTAATTTTCAGGGAGCTGTGCTGTTTGTAACCCATGATCGCGCTTTCCTGCAGAAACTGGCGACACGTATTGTCGATTTGGACCGGGGGCAGCTGGTTTCCTGGCAGGGCACTTATGATGATTATTTGTCCCGGAAAGCAGCCGCACTGGAAGACGAAGCGAATCAAAATGCTGAGTTCGATAAAAAACTGGCGCTGGAAGAAGCCTGGATAAGACAAGGCGTAAAAGCCCGCCGCACCCGGAACGAAGGCCGGGTAAGAGCGCTTAAAAAATTACGGGAAGAACGGTCACAGCGTCGAAACCTGCAAGGCACGACAAAACTGACGATGGAAAAAGGTGATGCCTCCGGCAAAAAAGTGATTGAAGCGATCAATCTTTGCAAAAGTTATGACGGCAATCCGGTGGTCAAGGATTTTTCAACACTGATTCAACGCGGTGACAAAATCGGATTAATCGGTCCTAACGGAGCAGGAAAATCAACTCTGTTAAAACTGTTGCTCCAGCAAATCGAGCCCGACAGCGGCTCCGTAGAGCAGGGCACCCGCCTGCAAGTGGCCTATTTTGATCAGTTGCGCGAACAGTTGGATCCTGAAATGACGGTCGTAGACTCGATTGCCGACGGCAACGACTATGTCGAGATAGCCGGAAACAAGCGCCATGTCATGTCCTATCTTGGCGATTTTCTGTTTGCGCCTGCCAGAGCGCGTTCGCCGGTTAAAAGCTTGTCGGGCGGCGAAAAAAATCGCCTGTTGCTGGCACGCTTATTCACCAAAGCCGCCAATCTGATCATTATGGATGAGCCTACCAATGATCTGGATCTGGAAACCCTGGAATTGCTGGAAGAGAAACTGGTCGATTACGAAGGCACGCTGCTGCTGGTCAGTCATGACCGTGCGTTTTTGGATAATGTCGTGACCAGTGTGCTGGTCTTTGAAGGCCAAGGCATCATTAATGAATTTGTCGGTGGTTACAGCGATTGGCTAGCTTATTGTGCGCAACAACAAAAAGAGCAATCAGTAAAGAAAAGCGAATCCCCCGAGAAAAAAACCAAACCGGAACCGGCAAAAAAGAAAAAGCTCAGTTATAAAGATCAAAAAGAACTCGAAGCGCTGCCGGAAACCATTAACCGGTTGGAAACAGAGCAAGCCAATCTGTCGCTGAAAATCAGCGCGGCCGATTTTTATAAAAATGACCAGGCGCTGATTGCCAAGACGCTAGAGGACCTAAAGAACATTGAAGC
- a CDS encoding competence/damage-inducible protein A, producing MNPKLELFSQGEEVVTGQTVDTNAAWLAQACVNLGFMISRQTAVGDKLEDLVTLLNEIAGRSDCCICTGGLGPTSDDLTAQAVAQAFSLPLEFDPVAFEQIEQFFLKRKRAMPEVNRKQAYLPKGAQRIDNEWGTAPGFTLRYNDCWFVFLPGVPSEMRQLFDSFVRSHLGKQFALKPKLLVSLKTVGIGESDIQTAVASIKIPETVQLGFRAGVDHVETKLLFPYDYDPALMTELINDFAGNIGDFVFGIDRPGHASGDLVNVVDKLMQGQQQKAVFIETLSQGLLSAKCIDCDWLIESSYYAEIRQLAEDFDLTVNDKADMGLLAAAIAEKIKHRKALDLVLIQLHQSDRSTIRDKNIAVEINTALLTPHGLWQVKHTISGPAQRKQNQSAVLALDTLRRYLQLHH from the coding sequence ATGAATCCGAAACTAGAGCTATTTTCCCAGGGAGAAGAAGTTGTCACCGGTCAAACAGTCGATACCAATGCCGCCTGGCTTGCCCAAGCCTGTGTGAATTTGGGCTTTATGATAAGCCGCCAAACGGCAGTCGGCGATAAATTGGAAGATTTGGTCACGCTATTGAACGAAATAGCCGGGCGTTCGGATTGTTGTATTTGTACCGGGGGATTAGGTCCTACCAGCGACGATTTAACGGCTCAGGCCGTAGCTCAGGCATTTTCACTGCCTTTGGAATTTGACCCGGTGGCTTTCGAACAAATCGAGCAGTTTTTTTTAAAACGAAAACGCGCCATGCCTGAAGTCAACCGTAAACAGGCTTATTTACCAAAAGGTGCTCAGCGGATTGATAATGAATGGGGTACGGCCCCTGGTTTCACGTTGCGATACAACGATTGCTGGTTCGTATTTTTACCCGGTGTACCCAGTGAAATGCGTCAATTGTTTGATAGTTTTGTCAGGAGTCATCTAGGCAAACAGTTCGCATTGAAACCCAAGCTGCTAGTTTCGCTTAAAACAGTGGGTATCGGAGAATCCGACATTCAAACTGCGGTTGCATCGATTAAAATTCCGGAGACAGTGCAATTGGGTTTTCGTGCCGGTGTCGATCATGTGGAAACCAAATTATTATTTCCTTATGACTACGATCCGGCCCTCATGACGGAATTGATCAATGACTTCGCCGGAAATATTGGCGACTTTGTGTTTGGCATCGACAGGCCGGGTCATGCCTCCGGTGACTTGGTCAATGTTGTTGACAAGTTGATGCAGGGACAGCAGCAAAAGGCAGTCTTCATCGAAACCCTGAGTCAAGGTTTGCTGTCGGCTAAATGCATCGATTGCGATTGGCTAATCGAAAGCTCTTATTATGCCGAAATCCGGCAACTGGCCGAAGATTTTGACCTGACGGTAAACGACAAGGCCGACATGGGTCTGCTTGCAGCAGCTATCGCAGAAAAAATCAAGCACCGGAAAGCGTTGGATCTGGTGCTGATTCAGCTTCATCAAAGCGACAGGAGCACGATACGCGATAAAAATATCGCCGTTGAAATCAATACGGCCTTGTTAACGCCGCATGGACTTTGGCAGGTCAAGCATACGATCAGCGGTCCGGCGCAACGCAAACAAAATCAGTCAGCTGTACTGGCCCTGGATACTTTAAGACGTTACTTACAACTTCATCATTAA
- a CDS encoding AEC family transporter, whose translation MLKYAVSLSTTPDMMSTLIQMALLIACGGAWRLFQPGGLTAEQARPVLTTVVYYLFLPAMVLDVLWQANIGMQSLQYTLLGVTAIAFAMVCIVLIGRLLRFDRHRLGAMILATAFPNVTYLGLPVLEQTYGYWARSVAIQMDLFATAPFLFTIGIMVVKRFGDAEAGESKAVLSYLNAPPFWAAFLAVALNLNEIAMPGWLSGVLQKLSAGVVPIMLFSLGLALSWKDVTVRNLPYVLPVITIKMAIMPLFALWVTGFLSLEGDHKAAAILETAMPSMVLGIVFCDRYRLDSGLYAMAVTLTTTLSLITLPFWHQILSVS comes from the coding sequence ATGTTAAAATACGCCGTTTCGTTGAGCACTACGCCTGATATGATGTCTACCTTGATTCAAATGGCTTTGCTGATCGCCTGCGGCGGAGCTTGGCGCCTGTTTCAGCCGGGCGGTTTGACTGCGGAGCAAGCGCGGCCTGTTCTGACAACAGTCGTTTACTATTTATTTCTACCGGCTATGGTGCTTGATGTCTTATGGCAGGCGAACATCGGGATGCAGTCTTTGCAATACACTTTGCTTGGCGTAACAGCTATTGCCTTTGCTATGGTTTGTATTGTATTGATCGGTCGTCTTTTAAGGTTCGATCGGCACCGGCTGGGAGCGATGATACTTGCGACGGCCTTTCCAAATGTGACCTACCTGGGTTTGCCGGTGCTGGAGCAAACTTACGGTTATTGGGCTCGTTCGGTCGCTATTCAAATGGATTTATTTGCGACAGCACCTTTTCTGTTTACGATTGGTATCATGGTCGTTAAACGCTTCGGCGATGCGGAAGCGGGTGAGTCAAAAGCTGTGTTATCGTATCTCAATGCGCCACCGTTTTGGGCTGCATTTCTCGCGGTCGCTTTGAATTTAAACGAGATAGCCATGCCCGGCTGGCTTAGCGGTGTTTTGCAGAAATTGTCGGCAGGCGTGGTGCCGATCATGTTGTTTTCATTGGGATTGGCGTTAAGCTGGAAAGACGTGACCGTTCGAAATCTGCCTTATGTACTGCCGGTAATTACTATAAAAATGGCTATCATGCCTTTATTTGCGCTTTGGGTGACCGGTTTTTTGAGTCTGGAGGGCGATCATAAAGCGGCCGCCATTCTTGAAACAGCCATGCCGAGTATGGTCTTGGGTATTGTTTTCTGTGATCGTTACCGGCTGGACAGCGGCTTATACGCCATGGCCGTCACCTTGACGACGACCTTAAGTTTAATAACCTTGCCGTTTTGGCATCAAATATTGTCAGTTTCGTAA
- the pyrF gene encoding orotidine-5'-phosphate decarboxylase — MTDSFISKKPIPTRERLIMALDVPSIPEAQALVEELGDAVVFYKVGMELFMAGDYFGFIEWLKQRNKKVFVDLKFFDVPATVGRAIRALSQKGVDLATIHGNDAIMEAAAKEKGSLKVLAVTALTSLDRGDLDDLGFQCDVRELVLSRAKRALQIGCDGIVSSGLEAPMLRQELDNRLLIITPGIRPLDNREEDDQKRVVSVEQAFRNGADYIVVGRPIRDADNRQAMAEKIQQQIAAQFK; from the coding sequence ATGACTGATTCTTTTATCTCCAAAAAACCCATACCTACCCGTGAGCGTCTGATAATGGCGCTGGACGTACCCAGCATACCCGAGGCCCAAGCTTTGGTTGAAGAACTGGGCGATGCAGTCGTTTTTTATAAGGTCGGCATGGAATTATTTATGGCCGGCGATTATTTCGGCTTTATCGAATGGCTTAAACAGCGCAATAAAAAGGTCTTTGTCGATTTAAAGTTTTTTGATGTGCCGGCTACGGTGGGACGGGCCATTCGCGCCCTTAGCCAAAAAGGCGTTGATCTGGCGACTATTCACGGCAACGATGCCATTATGGAAGCTGCCGCCAAAGAAAAAGGCTCACTCAAAGTCCTCGCTGTAACCGCTTTAACAAGCCTGGATCGCGGCGATTTAGATGATTTGGGATTTCAATGCGATGTCAGGGAACTGGTTTTATCACGGGCAAAGCGCGCTTTACAAATAGGCTGCGACGGCATTGTCTCCTCCGGACTTGAAGCCCCAATGTTAAGACAGGAACTGGATAATCGTTTATTGATCATCACACCCGGTATCAGGCCCTTAGACAATCGCGAGGAAGATGATCAAAAAAGAGTCGTGAGTGTAGAACAGGCCTTTAGGAATGGCGCCGATTACATCGTGGTTGGCAGGCCCATTCGAGATGCAGATAACAGACAAGCCATGGCTGAAAAAATTCAGCAGCAAATAGCGGCGCAGTTCAAATAA
- a CDS encoding sulfite exporter TauE/SafE family protein, whose protein sequence is MEFHISFTSSYLVSFLMGLLSSMHCIGMCGSIIGTLTLSLKPEIRNNKTRLLPYVLNYNLGRIFSYTIAGGLAGAVQFLLMLPFGEAIAYRLFQMLSAVIMIGAGFYIAGWFPRFAYIEKAGSRFWKLIEPYGRKLIPVKTRLQAFLFGMVWGWLPCGLIYAALALAATTGDITRSALTMLSFGIGTLPAVIGVGIMTGILTRLSRMRYFKQAVGLFMIILALFAALPWLNPMRLQHI, encoded by the coding sequence ATGGAATTTCACATATCCTTTACTTCTTCCTATCTCGTGTCATTTTTGATGGGGCTATTAAGCAGCATGCATTGTATCGGCATGTGCGGCTCCATAATCGGCACATTGACACTCAGCCTGAAACCGGAAATTCGCAACAACAAAACACGGCTTCTTCCCTATGTTTTAAACTATAACCTGGGCCGGATTTTCAGCTATACGATAGCGGGTGGATTGGCGGGGGCCGTTCAATTTTTACTGATGCTGCCTTTTGGTGAAGCCATTGCTTACCGCCTGTTTCAGATGCTGTCCGCAGTCATCATGATCGGTGCAGGCTTTTACATTGCGGGCTGGTTTCCCCGCTTTGCCTATATTGAAAAAGCAGGTTCACGCTTCTGGAAATTGATAGAACCCTACGGACGAAAACTGATTCCTGTAAAAACCCGACTGCAGGCTTTCCTGTTCGGAATGGTATGGGGCTGGCTTCCGTGCGGATTAATTTATGCCGCATTGGCTCTAGCAGCCACTACGGGTGACATCACCCGAAGCGCATTGACCATGCTCTCATTTGGAATAGGGACTTTACCTGCCGTCATCGGTGTCGGTATAATGACCGGCATACTGACAAGGTTATCGAGGATGCGGTATTTTAAACAGGCCGTAGGCCTTTTTATGATCATTTTGGCCTTGTTTGCAGCCCTTCCGTGGCTAAACCCCATGCGTTTACAACACATTTAA
- a CDS encoding sigma-54 interaction domain-containing protein produces MDHFNSIIGQSPALESLIRSAKMVSATDVTILLKGETGTGKEVLAKAIQKESNRANKPFITINCGALPESLVESELFGHRKGAFTGATGNKLGIFQAADGGTLFLDEINSLPLTIQAKLLRFLETGECLAVGDTKPYFVDVRIIAATNNDLLQQIERGDFRRDLYFRLNVVPLDIPPLSQRTDDIEKLIRHFLNHFSETHGITAPKFSKQALKTLKSYSWPGNIRELRNLCERLSILLAGRTIEPENLPHEFKPSTPTLSEPSNTDFTLPATGIKLEALELDLIHQALSRTNGNRSKSARLLGISRDTLLYRIQKHGLATH; encoded by the coding sequence GTGGATCATTTTAATTCTATTATTGGTCAGTCTCCTGCACTCGAATCTTTAATTCGTAGCGCCAAGATGGTTTCCGCTACCGATGTCACTATACTTCTCAAAGGAGAAACAGGAACCGGTAAAGAAGTTCTTGCCAAAGCGATTCAAAAAGAAAGCAACCGGGCCAATAAACCTTTTATCACCATCAATTGCGGCGCCCTCCCTGAAAGCTTGGTCGAATCCGAATTATTCGGTCATAGAAAAGGAGCCTTCACCGGCGCAACCGGCAACAAGCTGGGTATATTCCAGGCAGCTGACGGGGGCACTTTATTTCTGGACGAAATCAATTCCCTGCCTTTGACCATACAAGCCAAATTACTGCGTTTTCTGGAAACTGGCGAATGTCTGGCGGTCGGCGATACCAAACCTTATTTTGTTGACGTAAGAATCATTGCCGCTACCAACAATGACTTGCTGCAGCAGATTGAAAGAGGCGATTTCAGACGCGATTTGTATTTCCGCCTGAATGTTGTCCCACTTGACATCCCCCCTCTGTCTCAACGCACCGATGACATTGAAAAACTGATACGGCACTTCCTTAATCACTTTTCAGAAACTCACGGCATTACAGCGCCTAAATTTAGCAAACAGGCATTAAAAACTCTGAAAAGCTATTCATGGCCGGGAAACATTCGAGAACTACGTAATTTATGCGAACGCCTCAGTATTTTACTGGCAGGAAGAACGATTGAACCGGAAAATTTACCGCATGAATTCAAGCCCAGCACACCCACTTTAAGTGAGCCGTCTAATACTGACTTCACGTTGCCTGCAACCGGAATCAAACTGGAAGCCCTGGAACTCGATTTAATCCATCAGGCCTTATCCAGAACCAATGGCAATCGCAGCAAATCAGCCCGACTATTGGGTATTTCCCGGGACACGCTGCTTTATCGTATTCAAAAACACGGACTGGCTACACATTAA
- a CDS encoding PP2C family protein-serine/threonine phosphatase yields the protein MKLVCYQLTSAGDRETNQDAMAHQINEDYGLFIVADGLGGYQSGEKAAQFFCQAMMQLAERYTDTIRSFPLDVLSAWVEDAIDEMKRLFGNDPTADEAHTTCAILFVNDRFVLTAHCGDSRVYRMSPRKVIWRTRDHSVLQKLLDQGEITEEEMGLHPEQNQLTRSINIAKSHPVEVNLYPSMEPGETFVLCTDGFWEHVKLLEWLQLAEPAGGRVELGKMARLSVLRAKGKSDNVTVQWVRYLA from the coding sequence ATGAAACTTGTTTGTTATCAATTAACTTCTGCCGGTGATAGAGAGACTAATCAAGATGCAATGGCGCATCAGATTAACGAAGACTATGGTCTTTTTATAGTGGCAGACGGCTTGGGAGGTTATCAATCAGGCGAAAAAGCGGCTCAATTTTTTTGTCAGGCTATGATGCAATTGGCCGAGCGATACACCGATACCATCCGTTCGTTTCCATTGGATGTGTTATCGGCTTGGGTAGAAGATGCTATCGATGAAATGAAGCGTTTATTCGGTAATGATCCTACTGCAGATGAAGCGCACACGACCTGCGCCATATTATTTGTCAATGACCGGTTTGTTTTGACCGCTCATTGTGGTGACAGCCGGGTTTACCGTATGAGTCCGCGCAAGGTCATTTGGCGCACCCGGGATCATTCGGTTTTACAGAAATTGCTGGATCAGGGCGAGATTACAGAAGAAGAGATGGGCTTGCATCCTGAGCAGAATCAACTCACGCGAAGTATCAATATTGCGAAAAGTCATCCGGTTGAAGTCAATCTTTACCCGTCGATGGAGCCGGGTGAAACCTTTGTGTTATGTACCGATGGCTTTTGGGAACACGTCAAACTACTGGAATGGCTGCAATTGGCAGAGCCTGCCGGCGGACGTGTGGAATTGGGCAAGATGGCGCGTTTGTCGGTGCTGAGAGCGAAAGGAAAGAGTGATAATGTGACCGTCCAATGGGTCAGGTATTTAGCGTAA
- the pdxJ gene encoding pyridoxine 5'-phosphate synthase, with protein sequence MKITNILLGVNIDHVATLRQARGTKYPEPVQAALIAEQAGADGITAHLREDRRHIQDRDIYLLSEMLHTRLNFEMAVTDEMVALAIDVAPAACCLVPEKREELTTEGGLDVVASQQSMAKVCDVLGEAGIEVSLFIDPELRQIDAAVKAGAPVVEFHTGRYADARNSAQLAVELARIQQAAAYAHSVGLQVNAGHGLNFANVEAICRIPEIVELNIGHALIAQALFSGLAKSVSDMKQLMRQARLESICAK encoded by the coding sequence ATGAAAATTACAAATATTTTGCTGGGCGTTAATATCGATCATGTGGCAACTTTAAGACAGGCGAGGGGAACAAAATACCCGGAACCTGTTCAGGCCGCTTTAATAGCAGAGCAGGCCGGTGCGGATGGTATTACCGCGCATCTTCGTGAAGATCGCCGGCATATACAGGACAGGGATATTTATTTGTTGAGTGAGATGCTGCACACCCGCTTGAATTTTGAAATGGCAGTCACTGATGAAATGGTGGCGTTAGCAATAGATGTTGCACCGGCCGCTTGTTGTTTGGTTCCGGAAAAGCGAGAGGAATTAACAACGGAAGGCGGCCTGGATGTGGTCGCCAGTCAACAAAGTATGGCAAAAGTGTGTGATGTGCTGGGTGAGGCGGGCATTGAGGTATCGTTGTTTATAGATCCTGAGCTAAGGCAGATAGACGCTGCGGTTAAAGCGGGCGCTCCTGTTGTTGAATTTCATACCGGCCGTTACGCAGATGCCCGCAATTCAGCACAACTGGCTGTAGAATTGGCAAGGATACAACAAGCGGCGGCCTATGCCCATTCGGTGGGTCTTCAGGTGAATGCCGGTCATGGCTTGAATTTCGCAAATGTGGAAGCTATCTGTCGAATACCTGAAATCGTTGAATTGAACATTGGTCATGCGCTGATTGCACAGGCCTTATTTTCCGGTTTAGCCAAGTCAGTGTCTGATATGAAACAGTTGATGAGACAGGCTCGTTTGGAAAGCATTTGTGCGAAATAG
- the recO gene encoding DNA repair protein RecO has product MSERLVTLQPGFLIRHWPYGETSLLTDVLTRDFGRISILARGLRKPKSKMAGILRPFFPLLLSYGAGRGELHYLSHAEPQFPAFDSSLHGKALFCGFYINELITHFLHQSDPHPEVFELYQQTLLALQNGDEVESCLRCFEVNLLELVGYGLDIRYDSQTHQLVEADRKYHFSVERGPTEAVNGEINGATLHALHSRQFKDKESLMQAKKIMRMVIDFHLQGKLLKSRETIAKIIKQL; this is encoded by the coding sequence ATGAGTGAAAGGCTTGTCACTCTGCAGCCAGGCTTTTTAATACGGCATTGGCCCTATGGGGAAACGAGTTTACTTACGGACGTTTTAACGCGTGATTTTGGCCGGATTTCAATACTGGCCAGAGGCTTGAGAAAGCCAAAATCGAAAATGGCCGGTATTTTGAGGCCATTTTTTCCTTTACTGCTTTCCTACGGTGCCGGGCGCGGTGAATTACATTATTTGTCCCATGCCGAACCTCAGTTCCCTGCTTTTGACAGTTCTCTTCACGGTAAAGCGCTTTTTTGCGGATTTTATATCAACGAACTCATAACGCATTTTCTTCATCAATCCGATCCCCATCCTGAAGTATTTGAGCTTTATCAGCAGACTCTTTTGGCTCTGCAAAATGGCGATGAAGTAGAAAGTTGTCTGCGTTGTTTTGAGGTTAATTTGCTGGAGTTGGTGGGCTATGGTTTGGACATTCGCTATGACAGCCAAACCCATCAATTGGTAGAGGCCGATAGAAAATACCATTTTAGTGTTGAGCGGGGGCCGACGGAAGCGGTTAACGGGGAAATCAATGGAGCCACTTTGCACGCTTTGCATTCTCGTCAGTTCAAAGATAAAGAATCGTTAATGCAAGCCAAAAAAATCATGAGAATGGTGATCGACTTTCATTTGCAAGGCAAGTTGCTTAAAAGTCGCGAGACCATTGCTAAAATCATTAAACAGTTGTGA
- the era gene encoding GTPase Era, with protein MNCGYVALVGRPNVGKSTLMNHLLGQKISITSRKPQTTRHRILGINTTDEGQAIYMDTPGMHNNEKKALNRYLNRTAESTLAGVDVVVWLIDGLAWQEYDDVIFAKLKQAGLPAILAVNKVDKVKDKDTMLAFFAEAQARFPFEHIVPISALKNTNLQMLESLIMKLLPERELIYPADQITDRPERFLCAEIVREKLTRRLGDELPYALTVEIERYEEHPTLSKIYAIIWVERNSQKSIVIGKQGEMLKNIGTDARHDIERLIGQKVYLQLWVKVKHGWSDNERALQSLGFNE; from the coding sequence ATGAATTGTGGCTATGTTGCTTTAGTGGGTCGCCCCAACGTTGGAAAATCTACATTGATGAATCATCTGCTGGGGCAGAAGATCAGCATTACCTCAAGAAAACCGCAAACAACCCGTCATCGGATTCTGGGAATCAATACCACCGATGAAGGTCAGGCTATCTATATGGATACGCCAGGTATGCATAATAACGAGAAAAAAGCGCTTAACCGTTATCTGAACAGAACAGCAGAATCCACATTGGCGGGCGTTGATGTCGTGGTCTGGTTGATCGATGGTTTGGCGTGGCAGGAATACGATGACGTTATTTTTGCCAAATTAAAACAAGCCGGTTTGCCTGCAATTCTCGCTGTCAATAAAGTGGATAAGGTTAAGGACAAAGACACGATGCTGGCTTTTTTTGCAGAAGCCCAGGCGCGTTTTCCATTTGAGCATATCGTTCCTATATCGGCACTTAAAAACACTAATTTACAGATGCTGGAATCCCTTATCATGAAATTATTGCCGGAGAGAGAATTGATCTATCCGGCAGACCAGATTACCGACAGACCGGAGCGGTTTTTATGCGCTGAAATTGTCAGGGAAAAATTGACTCGACGTTTGGGCGACGAATTGCCTTATGCGCTCACAGTTGAGATCGAGCGCTACGAAGAGCATCCCACCCTGTCAAAAATATACGCCATTATCTGGGTTGAACGGAACTCTCAAAAATCGATTGTCATCGGCAAGCAAGGTGAAATGCTTAAAAACATAGGCACCGATGCGCGTCATGACATTGAGCGCCTGATCGGGCAAAAAGTGTATCTGCAACTTTGGGTCAAGGTTAAACACGGCTGGTCTGATAATGAGCGTGCATTACAGAGCTTAGGATTTAATGAGTGA
- the rnc gene encoding ribonuclease III, whose amino-acid sequence MIKNPEVLCKKLGLKFNDPQLFVMALTHRSVGARNNERLEFLGDAILGFVIAEKLHEIFPEASEGVLSRLRASLVNQCSLADVARKHNIGDYLILGTGELKSGGFRRDSILSDAFEAIIGSLFKDQGIEVCKQWILTMFDEKFTCLSLENWQKDPKTQLQELMQSKKLSLPEYTLLSMSGLPHEQTFKVKCAIELTDKFSVGKGVSRKRAEQDAAEQMLILLKRDN is encoded by the coding sequence GTGATAAAAAACCCGGAAGTGCTTTGTAAGAAACTGGGCCTTAAATTTAATGACCCCCAGTTATTTGTCATGGCGCTGACGCATCGAAGTGTAGGTGCGAGAAATAATGAACGATTAGAGTTTTTGGGTGACGCCATTTTAGGTTTTGTCATTGCCGAAAAGCTGCATGAGATTTTTCCCGAGGCCAGTGAAGGCGTGCTAAGCAGGCTCAGGGCCAGCCTTGTGAATCAGTGTTCTTTGGCCGATGTGGCTAGGAAACATAATATTGGTGATTATCTTATTTTAGGTACTGGTGAATTAAAAAGCGGAGGGTTCAGGCGCGATTCCATTTTGTCTGATGCTTTTGAAGCAATTATCGGTTCTCTTTTTAAAGATCAGGGCATTGAAGTCTGCAAACAATGGATTCTGACCATGTTTGACGAAAAATTTACTTGTCTATCGCTGGAAAACTGGCAAAAAGATCCTAAAACTCAGCTACAGGAACTGATGCAGTCTAAAAAACTCAGTCTGCCCGAATATACGCTTTTATCCATGTCAGGTTTGCCTCATGAGCAAACGTTTAAAGTCAAATGCGCTATCGAATTGACTGATAAATTCTCAGTTGGAAAAGGCGTTTCAAGAAAGAGAGCCGAACAGGATGCCGCAGAGCAAATGTTGATCTTGCTAAAGAGAGATAATTAA